The window catgtatttgttgtttacatacctgtcttcgttttttgctttttgtaaattccaactatatatatatatatatatatatatatatatatatacgttaattaATTTGTGTTGAAAgactcctgatgtgaaatcgtgtgttgaaacagatatcgttgtatttcgggatggggGTTTTCTTTTCTTACCAAAGAagaacacgcactatatatttgttcttcactcgtttattactgctcTTGTTTTAACACATATCCATTTTCCGGAAATCTTTTGTCATACATCAGTGACACATTTTTCTATGAcacacttttcgttttcgtgtaTGCTTTTGCTACACTTACTCCATTCTGCTCTTCTATGACGTGTATCCATACGTGCgcatgtgtttgcgtccctgtttatgtgtgtgcatgtgtgtgtatgtgcgtgtgtgtatgtcattgttaTTAGCAGCAATATAGCCATCCCCTCAGCCCCATCCTCTCACCCCGTTATACTGTTGCTGTCCCGGAACCCAAAAACTTGGTACAGTTCCTGTATCTCTCTGTATTTGTGTGATCGTCCACGATGTTACCATCGTGGTAGTTGTTATTATTGCATCGTTGTTACCGCCGCTGCTGCTGTCGTTATTAGTCGTGTTCTTGATATTGTTGAGGCCGTctgtgaagttatatatatatacatgtgtgtgtgtaggacggactattttcagtttccgtctaccaaatccactcacaaggccttggtcggcccgagcctatggtagaagacacttgccaaggtgccacgcagtggaactgaatccagaaccatgtggttggcaagcaagcttctctCCACACAGCAACTCTCGCGTCTTAGTTTACTTACTGAAAATATTTAGAACAAATCTGAAAAGATTTTAATAAGTACGGTCCACAATGCAAACACGTTTGATGTGCTTGGAAATTTAATAAATCATAGTAGCCCAGATTAATAGAGAGCCTAAGTCACACATCATTCCGTTTATTATGACGATTGTTAAGTAATTACTAAGACAGCAAACACCAGTCTCCAGCGCCTCTGTGACAGTTGTAATATCCTCCTTGTTGCCTTATAGAAACCTTTAAATgtttaataatctttatatagCTATAGTTACGTTAGATTTTGTTTCAACGTATATTAAACCATGCTAAAAACTCGTTTAATCCCCATGAGAAAAATTTCCATCTTTGAGAGAAAACTAAATCAtctaacacatacatgtatataagcaatttatgtttcaaactaaATTTAAATAGCTCACGAAAAACCAATTAAACAGCAGTAATTGTTtacattgcttttattttatctctCAAAATAAGTAGCCTTCACAATTTCATAGCAGCCTTCACAATTCATAGCATCCTTCACAATTCATAGCAGCCTTCACAATTTCATAGCAGCCTTCACAAAGTCTTTGTAATCAATTTGATCATCTTTGCTGACAGATGTTatgattttttgaatattttcactaCTGTGATCCATACACATCTTTTTCATTGCCGCGGTTAGTTCTTCTTTGTTGAGATAACCAGAATTGTCAGTGTCAAACGTCTTTAAAGCTGACTCAATATCATCCGGatttcttaataaaaaaatagaagagagaagAAGCATCATTagtaacaatataaaattatacaatttgtagaaaagcaacaaaataataattcgttcaaagtaagcatttttttttaatttataaggtgaAATTCAGTTGATATAAAAAAGCTCTTATATAACGCATGACTCAGTTGATTAGCGAAAAGCTTGATGACTAGGTGGTCGTTTGAATACTGTCATCCACACTTAGTCGAGTTCATGGGGAAGACACTCAATACTTATTGGTTGATTTTTACTAATCTTTACGTAGAGAAGggtgaggcagagagacagacgtTTTAGAAAagttcacaaaatcattaatttaaggtgcaaacaaattttattgacatcaatgtgtttATATTGAATTAGCATTCGTCAAAATTAAGTATGAAAAACAACATCTATCATGTGTAGTCCGTTTTCATTGATACATTTCTGAAAGCGTTCTTGGATGTTGGCCTCCACTCTCTCCCAGATTGCTCTGTCGATTTGGACGATTGCACGCGAAGAGCTTCCTTCAAATTGTCCAATGTACGGggcttatgtgcatacatacgtgccttgaggtttccccacaagaaataatcacTCGTGGACAAATCAAGGGACCGAGGAGCCAAGGAATGTCAGCAAACATGGAAATGGGGTGGTCACCAATGAGAGGGCGAAGAACGTCCATTGATGCTCTGGCTGTGTGGACCGTCTCCCCATCCTATTGAAACCACACACGTTGAATAGGCATACGTTTTCGTCGTAATTCGGGCCCTTTTGGGCTGTGCAGTGATCTTTTGTGCAGTTCTCTCGGATTATCAAGAGCTCAGTAACGATAGTTCTGTTGATTCGCCATGCCATTGGgatgaaaatgagcttcatcattcattaaaaaaaatgaggCCGTCATTTACCCCCAAAATTGCTTCCCTCTGACGTGCGAAGTTAAGCTGCTGTGCATAGTCCCGCGGTTTCATCTGTAGCCGAATGACAAATTCGTATGGGTGGAAATGCAGATCTTCATGCAAAGTACGTgtttaactggttcttattttatcgcactcgaaagataaagtcgacttcggcggaatttgaacacagaacgtataGACGggggaaatgccgctaagtatttttccgCGGCGTGCAAACGGTTTTACCACCTCGCTGCCTTGAAATTTCCTCTAATAATAAAGTGATATACAATACATAAAGCGGATATAATTGTGTCTTATTCAGAAGGCACACTTGGTTACGCAACATTTCTTGATCAGCGGTCTAGCACTGAGACGAAAAGGTGTTTAAgttcattatgtatgcatgcaacatAAAATTCAccatgtttgggggggggggggcgttgtgAACAATATAGAGTCTAGCGGTGAGAGTGGCACTCACGAACGCTaggtcatggtttcgattcccggaaaGAGCGGtgcgttgggttcttgagcaaaacatttcctttcacgttgctctgagatcatttcgacatctgacgtgtGACACACTTGTGCACCGGCACTGGCGATATCGATGTGATGGGGGAAGTGAGCttatgtacagcacatacatgtgatcactataaacagcACGTACatgtgatcactataaacaaatcatttgtgcagctcGTTCAGCAAAAACTGAACACACGTCGCCTTCCACGGGAAagaccttcattattattataattattatcattattgttgcatataatagaaaggattattattattattattgaaggcggcgagctggcagaaacgttagcgcgccgggcgaaatgcttagcggtacttcgtctgccgttacgttctgagttcaaattctgccgtggtctactttgcctttcatcctttcggggtcgataaataaagtgccagttacgcactggggtcgatctaatcgacttatttcctttgtctgtctttgtttgtcccctctatgtttagcgccttgtgggcaataaagaaatatattacatctGGTGAAGTACAGATCgagaaagatttttttaaaaagaaggtagtgagctggcagaattgttagcacgccgggcgaaatgcttagcagtatttcgtctgccactacgttctgagttcaaattccgctgaggtcggtttgcctttcatcccttcggggtggATTCAATaattactagttacgcactggggtcgatataaccgacttgatctgtttgtctgtccttgtttgtcctctctgtgtttagccccttgtgtgtagtaaagaaataggtattttgtctgccgcaacgttctgagttcaaattccgcaaaggtcgactttgcctttcatcctttcgaggtcgatgaaataagttccagttacacattggggtcgatgtaatcaactcgccCCTTCTCCAAAACATTttcgaggccttgtgcctagagtagaaataattattgaaaatgaCCGAGCAAACATCGAACTAAGTTACCTAGcctttaatatatttactttcgTTCGTGAGGCTGGATAACATAAGGTTTCTGTTATATATGTttacgatgtaatcaactacaccAATTCATTACAAATGTTTAGCTGTATCATTATGGAAGAagttatgaaataaaatgaaggatCTTTTCCTCTACATGGGCAGCTCGattgtttaattttctttaactaaacactttgaaacttcgtatactggtagaatgtgtcatatagaacatctTTGACTgttagcgttgttgagaaaagtttctattttcgaagttatttcgtgttaaatttgtcgtatttcggtaatttcaacgaATCAATGaggtgtattcagctgaataaaattactgctgttctttgtcaacaacttccgtcggtgtatatttcgtttgtcgctgttatttatgacatcgtctatgcgtttgtactggttttagctttaaaaaAACTTCGAAAATAGAAACctttctcaacaacgctaagagtaaaagatgttctatatgacacattctaccactatacgaagtttcaaagtgtttaattaaagaaaattaattaatcgagctgcccatgaaaaggaaaagatccaaaatgagAGATAcgatgaaaagatacaaaatgtgTGGACTTACCGAAGATATCGCTTATACATCGCTCGAACAAATTCAGGCTTGGTAACTATGCGATCTTTGTTTGTATCATATTCTTCAAAATCGCTCTGTCGAAATAAAATAGCAGACGTAATGATAGCAATatgaatagtagtaatagtagtagtagtagtagtagtagtaataataataataataataataataataataataataatgaggatgatgatgataatgaactatgccctgatgcagtaccagacagtggatctcatggcttctgatcttaacttattggcagtgttatcatgtacattgttttgtcttggtataaaagatgggctacagcaaatattttgctgaatATTACAGAttggcttgtcagttgtttgaccgtaacaagTTGaccatgtgcatctctgatcaagagcagaagtagtgggggagcatcatagacgtgtgttgaaaggaattcttagaggtttggataattcacctttggaaacatgggtggttcgttcaacattcttaaacaatccttGTTCATGGACCTTTTGAGGGGGATGGGTTaatcgatctgaagaaaattctaactgggccccacctgcaaggtcatgctctctttatcttgatatgagatcaccatgtcacgcgcATATGATTGAGATGCATGTGCTTATCAGACGGGCAGttataatgggtatactgggcttcgtatattttaccccagtgtcattttgatggcatgcactgctctctcactcaataataataatgatattattattattatcatcatcatcatcatcatcatcatcaataataaaaataataataataacaataatgataatgatgatgatgataacacgcAGGCTTGCATCAATGCTTAGATTAAATTTGATTGGTTTTTCTTGATGTTTAATGAAAAATCTTAACTTTACTAGAAAAATAGTAATGACCCTGAGAAATAATTAACCAATCTCATTCACTCATTTACTTTTGCTAAAACTTGCTATCTTTTCAGTAGTCGTTAACTGTGTCCGTTATCGGAATTACATTCTTTTTGtttgaatgtttgtttgttttttgtgtgcatgtgtgtgcgtcagtgtgagtgcgcatacacatatgtttgtatgtatgtttgtatgtatgtatgtatgcatgtatgtgtgtatgcatatatacatgtatgcatgcgtgcacgtttgtaggtatgtatgtattctgcatatccaTGCgcctgtgtgttcatgtgtgtgtgtttgtgttcatgattgtgtgtttgcatatgtgtgtgtgtgcgtgtgtgtgtgtgtgtgtgtgtgtgtgtgtgtgtgtgtgtgtgtgtgtgtgtgtgtgtaatagaaatatgttacaaaaagaaaatagaaactacatgtggaaatgtaagggaaaaataagaagaaaaataagcgaaaatgcacattggaaataaaaaaagtaaaggctttttatgaaaaataacgatagatatatacaattagatgaactgaggtcggaataaaagtaaaaaaaaattattattgtgaattgttaaagagattcataAGCAAACCGGTTTCgtgaatttactaatcattgctttcaatgcacaccgattaatgaacggtgtcaggtctactagTCCCTGCGTAAAAcgattatgtgtaagggaggtaagtagttctagatttggtgcaattaggttAGACATAGATCAGTAATATTCATGGCGTATGGGATGTATGGGgcttagtggtattaattgaaaggttagtagtgttctgtattatgttgtgcattcatattgagttgtggaagatatttattgatgaaagttgtcTCTTTATAcattctttgttgtactgaggtgttctgtgaacattcatagaaggggaaaatttagaaattaggattaagattcctagcacacaTTTCTATGCGTTCACTaacatgtatctatctgtattgtgggtggcggatttcTTCTTTGTGGAGAGTGGTTCTTCGAGGGAGTGATATTCCTAATTGGCCAATATAATTATTACCACACCCTAAACATGTAAtggcatagattagattttccgaggcacaggtgaaatttgatttgatcttgaatatctcaccttgtttaaagtggaattctgaaccctccaatGATAATCCTCGAAATACTTTATCATCTAATTTAAGACACGCTTCAGTCTTTGTGCATAGACCTAGTTTGTCTGAGAGTTCTTGcagaaacatttttcaaaattttctctttaaCTCTTCAGACGAATTATTTTTAGAGGGACAACCATTTACGTTTTTACAATAGATGTTTATGGGGAGGTCCCATAAATCGAATAATTCGAACCAATCGCTAACAAACAGATCTGTTGCATTTTTAACAACCAAGACTTTCGCCTTGCATATGTGACATTAGTCCACATTTCGCCTATGAAATGTAATTTGCCGCCCGACACGTTATGGGCATATAGCTTAATGGTTAGATcgagggctactaaccctaagattgcgtgttcaattccaggcagtgccttgaaataataataataataataataataataataataataataataaacgataaaaaattaaggaagtaagcacctaccaatatataaataccgcacaactacaaaaactgtaaaccatagcaaaagttttaaaaagaaaagaaaaattccaaaagaaaaagaaattcagaaattaaaaaatcCAACAAGGTGAGCATCTCTTTCTCCTACTATTCTCAaaactggaatatctacaatttcctgtgaatattttaaatcttCCTCGAAATAAAATAAGTGAGGAAACTTGCATACCTACATTTTTCGAATGCACAAACgatcaccttcaaaataaaaaaaaaacctttaatatctacaactactGCGAATACCTATTCTTTCCTTTATCCTTGAGTATTcgtaaaatgtaaacatcatctaCCTTTTATTCTAAGAACACTACCATTTCTCTCTGTGCATTGATACAAAAGACCATATTTACTAAATCTTGAAACTATACTATCTACAActcgtcttcttttctttttgactctccttgagtattcgaaaatgtaacaTAATTTTCATTACAAAGTCCTACTGTTTTTCTCCAactggacagacaaacgaacatctcaagaaaattttaaaacctaatatattacccaaatacgtaaacacaccttttatggcaacaacacaattgaattcagaaattcaaagatTCAACGACGTGAATAAAAGGTGTGTTTACGTGTTTGGGTAATACATTAAAGTATTTAATTTtcttgagatgttcgtttgtctatccagttggagaatacagtatgtatatatatatgtgtgtgtgtatgtgtgtgtgcgtgggcgtgtatgtgtgtatgtatttatatatacatatgcatgtatttaaatatatatatatatatatatatatatataattgttttttctaccagtaattacaaatagaacaaGTTAAACTGCTTCTTTTCAAAACTAAAGGAACGCTCTCAGTGATCACttgtagtagtaaacacatttggcCTCAGTTGACTCAAAGAGTGCGAAGATTCTTTTGTCTCTATGGCTGACATCCCcaccatctgccgaatctatttataAACCAATAGAATATGATGTATTCACCAAGCTGCTGCCCATCTATTTCCTTCAACAaccacatatttatgattatctcaagtacaagacaaaagttgaaGATAAGAACATTTAGTAATATCttttaataaaaaatggaaatagtaatgataacaatagtagtagtggcgatagtgatattgataaaaataacaataataataatatgctacagctgctaatactacaactactactattatgatagcacAGGAATCTGAGGCCCAACTACCACCCTTACCATTACCCCATTCCtggtactgttgctgctgctgccaccattactgctactacacataaaaacaataatatcagtgattatgatgttgataataataataataataataataataataataataataataataataataatgagcagacgtagtgggggagcttcatagacatgtgttgaaaggaattctttggggtttgaatatttcacctcaacatccttaaacaaaccttattcgtggaacttttgagcgggatgggctactcgacctgaagaaaattctaactgggcccctacctgcaaggtcatgcgctgtttatcttgatatgggatcaccatgtcgcgcagatatggttgtgatgcatgtgcctggtgtacccttatcatacgggtagtcatgatgctTATAATGGGTttcctatattttaccccagtgtcactcaataataataataataataataataataataataataataataatattaggttgtaccaaaagttcgtaaacacttgcgaaaattgaatttttactcgccaagtactaacaaaaacaacaaaaattattcctcaaaataaagaccattactTTCTAAGACTTTCTACGAACGTTTGGTacaaccttataataataataatgggcaaaaataaaatagacatcactgcagcaccaacagcagaagaagtggaagaattttgaaaagaaatatggtcggcgaatgagCAACCTCAGAAAAAACTATTAAAACAACGAACTTAGCaactgagcaactttggacccctataacaactgaagatGTCGCCCAGGCACTGTAAAGACTAAACAACTGGAAGGCACCCGGGcacgacaagatccccaacttctggttaaaatatctgacagaaatacacaaaaagctggctgaaaactttaacgacatactagcagagcccGAGAGAATGCCCGAATGTCTCACGAAAGGGAAAACAATCTTAATTCCCAAACCCACTGAAATGGCAAAAAcacaaaactacagacctataacctgacTCCCTACATTTTACAAACGTTTATtgcagtaatatcgcaaagattgagCAAACATCTggaagagcagaagggatgctgcaaaggctcatacggctgtaaaaaccaactaatgatcaataaagccataactgaagacacccgcagaaagaagaaaggcctcagtatggcttgGATCGACTatcgaaaggcttttgatagtattccccacaCGTGAATCCTCGAAATACTAGCAatgaacaaagtagcaccaataattgtaaaatacataagacactctatgaataaatggcagatagTGTTACAGAtgcaaacaaaagagggactcgtaaaaaccaaaaccattcccattagaagaggaatattccagggagacacgctctctccactccttttctgcttggcactgacacctctatctgatatactaaatagaactggatgcggatacaaatgttacggcaaaacaatcagcaaccttttatatatggatgacctaaaactatacgctacaaatgataaacagctggaaacactactacagacagaacatggatttaccaaaaaaatagatataaaatttggattagaaaaatgtgccaaagctaccctgaaaagaaaaaaactagttaagagtagcaacatcacactagataaagccaatgaaataagagaattaaacCAAAGCcagacttacaaatatttaggaatccatgaactagatatgatacaacacacacaaatgaaagagaaaataaagaaataatactaTAGACCAGTTagatcaataataaaaacagagctcaatgctaaaaaccaGATAATtgatattaacactttagccgtcgcagttataagttacagctacaatatacttaactggacactaaatgaactaaacaaaatagacaggaaaacaagagagATAATGACAAgatctaggatgcaccacccaaaatctgacatagaaagtctatatatacgtgtagaaggtggtagaggccttatacagctggaaaactattataaaataacttccataggactacaaaaatatctacttcagaaacaaagaaaactgatacaaagagccacaaaacacgagcaaaacaaaaaaaacagttctcagtatttaaggaagctgacaaatacaaacaagaaatcatactacctaacaaatatgaagaagaataagaagaagaaacaacaaaagctataaaacaaatgaaatccaaactaaaactagaacagcaacagaccataataaaacgatggcaagaaaagccccttcatggcaaatactgggctaaactaaatgcaaaagaaatagacagagaaaaatcacagcaatggttgagaagctctggaggatttttaattgcagcacaagaccaaagcctccccaccaaaaggaaacataacaagtaactgcagaatatgtggagatgggcaAGAAACACTAAATCATATTATTTCTGGCTGCCCATTCCtgtctaagaaggaatatattcacagacacaacagagttgggaactacatacactggaagatatgccaacactatggaataacagaaaaaagatggtataggcacacagcagaaaaggtcacagaaaacgaaaaagtaaccatactctgggatatgccaatatacacagatagagaaattaaggccaataggcccgATATAGTTGtgagagatcatgaagaaaaaatgctttctaactgatgtatcaataccagcagatgataacatttctctaaaagaaatggagaaactttcaaaatacaaagacctggaaatagaggtaactcgaatttggaatttaaaaatagaaacaattcctatcatagtaggcgcattaggcataataaaaaaatattcagacaaatacataataaaaacaccaggagtcacaaatatatatataacatacagaaaattgcactaattggcactgcacacatcctacgcaaaacactctcaatacagtaaccataagagcatcacaacaaaccacagcacgtacccaaggcacacagagctgtgctcggtagtggagtgaaagcacgttataaaaataaaactactgaataataataataataataataataataataataataataataataataataatacaacaataacaataaaaaacattatgatgatgatgataataataataataataataataataataataataataataataataataataataataataatgatgatgatgatgatgataacatcgaaagataccctaggaatgagaacggAGGTtagaaatttcccaagacaccttatgaaggctggagagtatatcagccgaaacattgtgtaaacaacaaacaagatgaggacaaatacccgtcaaatgaaaatacagttaataatgacacttcatcagttgtttgctctctatctactcctcatttcgactATTCAACGggaatatgagtcttcaaagacagttgctcccattcattctaaaatataacttaagatctatggagggtcaaagttgggaataaAAATGTGACTGTGGGgccatacaaggaaaccgaacgaaaataaTCATGGAGTGTCATTacaccagaacgagaggaaaatagtgaacgctggaagaaacattttttgtaaagagaaaagataaaagagagagagagaaaaacacgtcCGTCTTTTAAACGTTCATGcaggaaaagaggaaaagaaagatggacgatggtcacgtatgagcaacaagagaaagagaaagagaaagaaggggagagagaaatacatatagaAAGGGGTgaaggagggaagagagaaaaagagaattagagaaggatggagcaagaaaacagtatagagtagagagtcgtatcaaaaaggtgaagataaacttatTTCAAAATAGATGCCTCGTgttaaattgaataataataataataataataataataataataataataataataataataataataataataatttaaaattagaaaatgtaCAAGATATGATCTTTAACTTCGAATTAGTAAATTCGTTATAATACTCTTCATACCAAAGTATTTCAGACATAGTCACACTGTATTTCATACATATTTCACACATATTTCACACTGCATGCAAATTaccatgattattttttttattaaactggaTTTATGACGaagttgtgcgtgcgtgtgtgtggtgtgtgtttacgaTTGGCTACTCAATTATTACGATTTGTCAAGACTCACACATAAATTTTTGGTAAATCCTATATCTAGAAGAAAACATCTAACCAAAGTACTGCACCCAGAGATCGAACCAAGAGCTATATTGCTTCGTAGCATTTAGCCACTCGGCTATAACTGTGGGGAATTTCTACCGccctttccctcctctctctgtcttgctTCCTCCAAGTACACCGGGTAAATGTGTTTCCCGCAACCAGATTTCTCAATAAGCTAAACTGATCTTAGGACCCCTGTCATTTGCGTAGTTT of the Octopus sinensis linkage group LG1, ASM634580v1, whole genome shotgun sequence genome contains:
- the LOC118762664 gene encoding calcium-dependent protein kinase 12-like encodes the protein MISKFTKPSDFEEYDTNKDRIVTKPEFVRAMYKRYLRNPDDIESALKTFDTDNSGYLNKEELTAAMKKMCMDHSSENIQKIITSVSKDDQIDYKDFVKAAMKL